In Nomascus leucogenys isolate Asia chromosome 8, Asia_NLE_v1, whole genome shotgun sequence, a single genomic region encodes these proteins:
- the PPP1R3G gene encoding protein phosphatase 1 regulatory subunit 3G → MESMGARLSLEAQGPAPFRETPPAEELPAPVVLCVQGGGDGGGTSETPSPDAQLGDRPLSPKEEAAPQEQGELLECRRRCRARSFSLPADPILQAAKFLQQQQQQAVALGGEGAEDAPLGPGGCCAKCKKRVQFADTLGLSLASVKHFSEAEEPQVPPAVLSRLRSFPMRAEDLEQLGGLLAAAAVAAPLSAPPSRLRPLFQLPGPSAAAERLQRQRVCLERVQCSTAWGAEVKGSGRVLSCPGPRAVTVRYTFTEWRSFLDVPAELQPEPLEPRQPEAQSGTSEPESGDAKKEPGAECFHFSLCLPPGLQPEDEEEAEARGVAVHFAVCYRCAQGEYWDNNAGANYTLRYARPADAL, encoded by the coding sequence ATGGAGTCGATGGGGGCGCGGCTAAGTTTGGAGGCGCAGGGACCAGCGCCCTTCCGAGAGACCCCGCCGGCCGAGGAGCTGCCCGCCCCGGTGGTCCTCTGTGTGCAGGGTGGCGGCGACGGCGGTGGCACTTCGGAGACCCCGAGTCCTGACGCTCAGCTAGGGGATAGGCCCTTGTCCCCGAAGGAAGAGGCCGCCCCCCAGGAGCAGGGGGAGCTGCTGGAatgccgccgccgctgccgcgcGCGCTCCTTTTCCTTGCCCGCCGACCCCATCCTGCAGGCGGCCAAGttcctgcagcagcagcagcaacaggcGGTGGCCCTGGGCGGCGAGGGGGCGGAGGACGCGCCGCTCGGCCCGGGCGGCTGCTGCGCCAAGTGCAAGAAGCGGGTGCAGTTCGCGGACACGCTGGGGCTGAGCCTGGCCAGCGTGAAGCACTTCAGCGAGGCGGAGGAGCCGCAGGTGCCGCCCGCCGTGCTCTCGCGCCTCCGAAGCTTCCCTATGCGTGCCGAGGACCTGGAGCAGCTCGGGGGGCTGCTGGCCGCGGCGGCAGTGGCCGCGCCCCTCTCAGCGCCGCCTTCCCGGCTCCGGCCGCTCTTCCAGCTCCCGGGGCCGAGCGCCGCGGCCGAGCGCCTGCAGCGGCAGCGCGTGTGCCTGGAGCGCGTGCAGTGCTCGACGGCCTGGGGCGCGGAGGTGAAGGGCTCCGGCCGGGTGCTCAGCTGCCCTGGGCCCAGGGCCGTGACCGTGCGCTACACCTTTACCGAGTGGCGCTCCTTCCTGGACGTGCCGGCTGAGCTGCAGCCCGAGCCGCTGGAGCCACGGCAGCCAGAGGCACAGTCCGGGACCTCCGAGCCAGAGTCCGGGGATGCCAAGAAAGAGCCAGGCGCCGAGTGCTTCCACTTCTCGCTGTGCCTGCCCCCGGGCCTGCAGCCTGAGGACGAAGAGGAAGCCGAGGCGCGCGGCGTCGCGGTCCACTTCGCTGTCTGCTACCGCTGCGCGCAGGGCGAGTACTGGGACAACAACGCAGGCGCCAACTACACGCTGCGCTACGCGCGCCCTGCGGACGCGCTCTGA